A region of the Sarcophilus harrisii chromosome 3, mSarHar1.11, whole genome shotgun sequence genome:
ttaatgttgtaaaaaattacccaggcataggttctgtcaataaaaagttataattattaaaaaaaaaaaaaaaaaagctgagctTTGAGGGAGACTTGGCAGTCTGAGAGGGAACCACGAGCAGGGAGCTCACTCTAGGACTAGTGTCAGGCCACCAAGATGGGAGATGAGAAATGGCAAGAGGCCGGATGGAGATTATGTGAGAAGTCACGGATCATAAGCCTGGAAGGATGGAGCCAGATTGTCCATGAAACAGCCACCAGATTTTGTGCTTTGTCCTTGAAGTGATGGGGAATTAGGGATATCTGGTGGCTGGGTCAGACCGGCACCTTGGAGAGAGCTCTTGGGCAGCCgaagaaaagagagagcagaGGTAGTGAGAACACCAGGAGGCTTGGACAGCGGTCCAGGAGAGAGAGGTGATGGACGTGAGTCTGCTGGTGTCGGTCCATGGCAAGATGACCAAGGCTGGGGACATAGAACCAGACATGTGTGTacgcatatgtgtatatttatatatgtacatatgtatgtatatatgtatagctaTAGCACAtaatgcatatgtgcatataggTATActgcacatgcacacatgtatgcatacgtgcatgtatgtgcatatgtgtatgtgtagagCTAcagcatacacatacatatgtgtgcatatatcaTGCAACACATGTGTGTGcgcatgtatgtgtgcatgtagggatatatgaatgcatatgcatgcatgtgtgtacatatggagagatacagatatgtatgtaaatatgcaGGTATaaaacacatgtacacatatgggCGTGGCACGAATCTAAATCTACATGCACATAAATGTGCATCGCACACACGTTACACGAATGCACACACGTGTGTATTATGCACAGAATCAAAATCTGTATGTATAGTCACACATATAAACActgcacacacatgtgcatataaataACACACCCACATACAAAGCAATACCacaatataaacatacatgtgcaTCCAGGCaaacacatgtatgtgtgcacatgtatgcaCTGAGTAAGCACACCATGCCGAATGCACGTGCATGCACACGTGTGAGGGCaaatatatacacctatattTCCACACACCTGCCCTCAGACAcctgctcccccctcccccagtcatGGCAGGTCCTCCATTCCTGGACAAAGGGGGAGTGTCCCCTCCTCCGGAGTCTGTGCCCCCCTCCCCCTGCTCTGCCATCCTTCTCAGCCAGTTGTTCATTGTTCTGTCCCCAGGGACCTTTCTTTTCGGCTTCTCTTGCAAGGACTGTGAAGATGGGACTTACTCAAATGGCATGGATGACAAATGTCTGCCCTGGACTGAGTAAGTtggacctggggggggggggggtaaccTGGCTGGATTGAGTGCCCTAACAGCCTACTGTAAACTCCTTCTggcagtcagcaagcatttattaagtgcctactgtatgctatGCACTGAGGAGAcaggaaaggcaaaaataggaTCCCTGTCCTCAAGACGTTCCCAGCATTCACCCACTAGAGCTTTCTTACCTGGAGTCAAGGGGATGGGGCAGGCTGGGGAACTGGGAACCAAAGCTCTTCTGGCTGTTGCCCCTGAGACTAGGCCTCCATACAGCCTCTGGCTGAGACTACCACCCAAGCAGCCCCTGCCCAACATGGGGGGTGGCTCAGAAGCTGAGGAAGCCGGAGTCCTACCGGAGGGGAGGGGAGTCACCAGCTAACAGCCCTGATCCGGGCTTTCCAGGAGGAGGGAGGCTCCTGGTTTAACCAGAAAACattcacccccccacccccgcctcgGGAGTGACAGCAGTTAGGTCTGCGGGGGCTGGGGCAGGAGGTCAGGCACCTGGAGCCCGGTGGATGCCCTGGAGATTTGCAGAGACAATGCTTCCCTGCGGAAACGTGTGccacccccctccccagcctGCAGCCTAATCAggcttctgtctctgtgtgtctgggTCGCAGCTGTTCCAGGGAGGGATTTGTCACCGTCCGGCCAGGGAACAGAACCCATAACGTGCTGTGTGGGATGGCCCTGCTTCCAGAATCAGGtagttttctttcccctccccctgcttgctcctcctcccccagccccCTCTTGCTATTTGCACACGTCAGGACTGCAGCTTCTTCGGTCCCACCCGTGGCCCCCTGGGATTGAGAAATTCAATCcaattagctttttatttcatttatttgtttatttatttattttttgctgaggcaaaacggctattttcctttcttcctcaattGAGGTTAGGGCACACAGGccgcgttaagtgtctgagaacagatttgaactcaggtcctcctgacttcagggctggtgctctatacactgcgcTACGGCCCCTCCGATTAACTTTTGAGTACCTACTTTGTGCGGGGCTACAGTGCTGAGCTCCGGACCTGCCCGCAGGGAGCTTGCATTTTCTCTGGGAGAGGAAAGCTACTGTTGCTTCCGaagaagtaaatacaaagtatccAGAAAGCCCTTTGCCTGGGGCAAGCCTGGAGAGCTTTCTGGAGGAGGCAGCTCCCAGCCCTGCACCGAAGCATTCTATTGTGGGGCAGAGAGAGGAGCGGAGCATTCTGGGCGAGAAAGGTCCCAAGGCTGGAGGAGCATCGTATAGGGCACAAGGCCAGTGAGCCAGTTTGACCGGAATGGATGGAGCCGGGGGAATCCCgggctttaaatgtcaggctGGGGGCTGGGTTTTCCCGGTAATGGGGAGGCATTGTATCAGTGGCAGGTGGAGAGCTGGTCTTGGAGCCAGGggggtctgggttcaaattcagccaaTGACACGCACTGACTCTGAGACTGAGACTCAGCCTGGCAGTGATGGAGGCCCTGAGTTAAGAGCTGTCCACCTGCTCTAGTCGAGGGGCCTTCCTCTCTCGGGAGTTCCCTGAGTCGGTGAAGTCTCAAGTTCAGCCCTTTGCCTCCTTTGGGTGGGAGGAGGGTTAGTGCTCATCTCTGGGGGTCTATCTCTGTGGcgccccttccccctcccccaaaccagGGAGTCTCATTAGCCCGTCCTTGCAGGTCTCTTTGACTCCTCCAGCATCCTGGCGGCCATCCTCATAGGCTTAACCACGGTTACCGTCATGCTTGTTGTTGTCCAGCTGGTCCTCCACTTCTGGTGGGCCAAAAAGGAGCCCTCCCCCAAAGACAGAGGTAAGTCCTGCTGGGATTGGGGGGTGGGAGGGCGGTGGTACCTCAACTGTCCCCCAGACCTCCGCATCCCTTTGCCTTCCTGCCCCAACGGTGGCCTGGGTTATGGGCCAGCCTCCCCTATCCTACCCAGAATACCCCACAGCTGGGGATTGGGCTGACCCTGCCGTGCCTCCGGAAAAGCGGCTCTCGGTTCATCCCTAGTCAGGGCAAGGCTCCCAGAGTGACCCCAGAGCTCACCTGTGCTCCCATTTCCAGAGCCCATCTTACCCTTGGGGCCTGGGCCCCCTGATGATATCGGCAACTGCCCTTTCCCCGAAGAGGAGTGGGGGGAGAAGACAGCGGAGGAGAAGGCCGAGGCGGGTCACCCGTGGGTGTAAAGGAGCTCCCCTGACTCTCCAGCCCTCCACAATCTGGAACTTTGAAGGAGATAGtccagagaaacaaagagagaagcCAGCTTCCTGTCTGTCggtcccctttcctctcccacctgAAGCTGCTGAGGACAGGGTCAGAATACCCCaactaagatcccttccaatgtGAGACGGTTGAAAATCTTTGGACCCACCAAGCGCAAATGGAGCCATTTCTCCAGATCTGGGCCCCCGCCTGACACTTCACAAAGGCGGCATCGGGGTTGGGGGTCAGATCCTGGCACTGA
Encoded here:
- the TNFRSF18 gene encoding tumor necrosis factor receptor superfamily member 18, with the protein product MGAGAAWWAFLYLCPLVRGQDHGPGLAPSPPARCEPGRFLHREADVLRCCSLCNSSTKPCPSNQLRDCTCARPGEFCEDSDCSKCKRHICLPGQQVLIHGTFLFGFSCKDCEDGTYSNGMDDKCLPWTDCSREGFVTVRPGNRTHNVLCGMALLPESGLFDSSSILAAILIGLTTVTVMLVVVQLVLHFWWAKKEPSPKDREPILPLGPGPPDDIGNCPFPEEEWGEKTAEEKAEAGHPWV